Proteins encoded together in one Laspinema palackyanum D2c window:
- the ftsZ gene encoding cell division protein FtsZ, with amino-acid sequence MTLNSKLGVGNESPHSEEPTGFPVAVDNSNPFNNTGLILGQNRDNRLPGEETRSNDIVPSSIAKIKVIGVGGGGCNAVNRMIASEVSGVEFWAVNTDAQALVQSTATKRLQVGQKLTRGLGAGGNPAIGQKAAEESRDEIAHALEHSDLVFITAGMGGGTGTGAAPIVAEAAKEVGALTVGVVTRPFMFEGRRRTNQAEEGIAALQSRVDTLIVIPNDKLLSVISEQTPVQEAFRVADDILRQGVQGISDIITIPGLVNVDFADVRAVMADAGSALMGIGVGSGKSRAREAALSAISSPLLESSIEGAKGVVLNITGGTDLTLHEVNAAAETVYEVVDPNANIIFGAVIDERLQGEIRITVIATGFSSDPPQPGTQVARVVPQVQPQRFIPKPPAASPPPPPTPDPSRGGKPPGLDIPDFLQKRRPPR; translated from the coding sequence ATGACACTTAATAGTAAACTAGGGGTTGGAAATGAAAGCCCTCATTCTGAAGAACCGACAGGTTTTCCCGTGGCAGTGGACAACTCCAATCCTTTTAACAACACAGGGTTAATATTGGGTCAAAATCGCGATAACCGGCTCCCCGGGGAAGAAACCAGGAGTAACGATATTGTGCCGAGTAGCATAGCCAAAATTAAAGTCATTGGCGTAGGCGGCGGTGGATGCAATGCTGTCAACCGCATGATTGCAAGTGAAGTCTCGGGAGTAGAATTTTGGGCGGTGAATACCGATGCCCAAGCTCTAGTCCAATCCACTGCAACCAAACGCCTACAAGTCGGACAAAAACTGACCCGAGGTCTCGGCGCAGGTGGCAATCCGGCCATCGGTCAAAAAGCCGCAGAGGAGTCTCGCGATGAGATTGCTCATGCCTTAGAACATTCTGACCTCGTTTTCATTACCGCAGGGATGGGGGGTGGAACCGGCACTGGGGCCGCCCCCATCGTCGCTGAAGCCGCCAAGGAAGTTGGGGCGCTGACTGTCGGGGTGGTCACCCGTCCGTTTATGTTCGAGGGCCGTCGGCGCACGAACCAAGCGGAAGAAGGGATCGCCGCCCTCCAAAGTCGGGTCGATACCCTCATCGTCATCCCGAACGATAAATTGCTCTCAGTGATTTCTGAACAAACTCCAGTCCAGGAAGCCTTTCGAGTGGCTGATGATATCCTGCGCCAAGGGGTTCAGGGGATTTCAGATATTATTACGATTCCGGGTCTAGTGAATGTGGACTTTGCCGACGTGCGCGCGGTGATGGCTGATGCTGGGTCTGCCTTAATGGGCATTGGTGTGGGTTCGGGTAAATCCCGGGCCCGAGAAGCGGCCCTGAGTGCCATTTCTTCTCCTTTACTCGAATCCTCGATTGAAGGGGCCAAGGGCGTCGTGTTGAATATTACCGGCGGCACTGATTTAACCTTGCATGAGGTGAATGCCGCAGCGGAAACGGTGTACGAAGTGGTTGATCCTAATGCCAATATTATTTTTGGTGCCGTGATTGACGAACGCCTCCAAGGGGAAATTCGCATCACCGTGATTGCCACCGGCTTTTCCTCAGACCCCCCCCAACCTGGAACCCAGGTTGCCCGGGTGGTTCCTCAAGTGCAACCCCAACGGTTCATTCCTAAGCCTCCCGCCGCGTCTCCACCCCCGCCTCCGACTCCGGATCCTTCCCGTGGTGGTAAGCCACCTGGATTGGATATTCCTGATTTCCTGCAAAAGCGTCGCCCTCCGCGCTAA
- the thiD gene encoding bifunctional hydroxymethylpyrimidine kinase/phosphomethylpyrimidine kinase, producing MSDLQAISQPPIVPIALTIAGSDSGGGAGIQADLKTFAFHGVHGTSALTCVTAQSTRGVTRVDGLPVEAIAAQIDAVVQDMRVLAVKTGMLLNQEIIAAVAERVQSLHLKNLVVDPVMVSRTGAQLIDDEAVTLLRDVLVPLGAIVTPNRYEAQILSGLQINTLDDMRAAAQRIHKCGVSGVLVKGGGMAGELRGVDVWFDGDCLETLRTVTVETRNTHGTGCTLSAAIAANLALGQDALTAVKNAKNYVTEALHFALEIGQGPGPVGHFFPLFKAGRLSEGEIS from the coding sequence ATGTCTGATCTACAAGCAATTTCACAGCCGCCGATAGTCCCGATCGCCTTGACGATCGCCGGTTCCGATAGTGGTGGAGGGGCCGGGATTCAAGCGGATTTGAAAACTTTTGCGTTTCATGGGGTGCATGGCACGAGCGCCCTCACCTGCGTCACGGCTCAAAGTACAAGAGGGGTGACGCGGGTGGATGGGTTGCCGGTGGAGGCGATCGCCGCTCAGATTGATGCGGTGGTGCAGGATATGAGGGTGCTGGCGGTCAAAACGGGGATGCTGCTGAATCAGGAGATTATTGCAGCAGTCGCGGAACGGGTGCAGTCCCTGCATCTGAAAAATTTAGTGGTGGATCCGGTGATGGTGTCCCGCACGGGAGCACAACTGATTGATGATGAAGCGGTGACATTGCTGCGGGATGTCTTGGTGCCTTTGGGGGCGATCGTCACCCCCAATCGCTATGAGGCCCAAATTCTCAGCGGGTTACAAATTAATACCTTAGATGATATGCGCGCTGCTGCTCAGAGAATCCATAAATGCGGAGTTTCTGGGGTCTTAGTCAAAGGAGGCGGCATGGCGGGAGAATTACGCGGGGTAGATGTGTGGTTTGATGGCGACTGCCTGGAAACCTTGAGAACGGTAACGGTAGAAACGCGCAATACTCATGGCACCGGATGCACGTTGTCAGCGGCGATCGCCGCCAATTTAGCATTAGGTCAAGATGCTCTGACAGCGGTCAAAAATGCCAAAAACTATGTCACCGAAGCCCTACACTTTGCCTTGGAGATTGGCCAAGGTCCCGGTCCAGTCGGTCACTTTTTCCCCTTATTTAAAGCAGGAAGATTAAGTGAGGGGGAGATAAGTTAG
- a CDS encoding DUF262 domain-containing protein, which yields MARINLLDTKTTNFRDLIGNGKIYRVPLFQRDYSWQVENWEDLWQDILMLHQDPESSHYMGAIVLQNSANSDKEWTIIDGQQRFATLSILAIALIDKLTQLVDSRQEPEQNRERQELLKRTYLADKDPRSLRYSSKLILNENNNDFYQSNLINLRKPRHLRSLTHSNQLLWKAFDYFCEKISEDIPEVVSSGESLATFLTDTVAQRLLFIQINVEDELNAYTVFETLNARGLELSATDLLKNYLFSLFQGPDDLRDAQRQWKRIITTVQLEKFPEFLRYYLSLTYTRIRRERLFKQVRNSVKTAQQAFDLLEELENYSSLFVALGNANDEFWRDIPQNQEYIRELSLFRVKQVYPTLFAAYEKFSPDDFTRLLKLIAVVSFRYSIVSSLNPNDLETIYNNLAIDIQKETIKTPRQVFERLSSFYGADEKFRQDFSLLEISTKGQKRKLVRYILWKLETQVSGVKIIKDSFSIEHILPENPANSWQQNFTEKQQDEMVYRLGNMTLLEAALNREIGNQPYVKKVEKYQESQYRLTQEVQAEEWTPDAIANRQQSLARLAVQVWRADFA from the coding sequence ATGGCTCGAATTAATTTACTTGATACAAAAACCACCAATTTTCGCGATTTAATTGGCAATGGTAAAATTTATAGAGTCCCTCTTTTTCAACGCGATTATTCCTGGCAAGTGGAAAATTGGGAAGACCTCTGGCAGGACATTTTGATGCTTCACCAGGACCCGGAATCCAGTCACTACATGGGAGCTATTGTTCTGCAAAATTCGGCCAATTCTGACAAAGAGTGGACGATTATTGATGGTCAACAGCGGTTTGCTACCCTCAGCATTTTGGCGATCGCACTCATTGATAAACTCACTCAACTGGTCGATTCAAGACAAGAACCAGAACAGAATCGGGAGCGGCAAGAGCTTCTAAAACGCACCTATTTAGCGGATAAAGACCCTCGCTCTCTTCGCTATTCCAGTAAGTTAATTTTGAATGAAAACAACAATGATTTTTATCAAAGCAATCTGATTAATTTAAGAAAACCCAGGCATCTTCGTTCTTTAACTCATTCTAACCAACTCTTATGGAAAGCCTTTGATTATTTTTGTGAAAAAATTAGTGAAGATATCCCTGAAGTGGTGAGCAGTGGAGAAAGTTTAGCAACCTTTCTTACGGATACAGTGGCGCAGCGCTTATTGTTCATTCAAATTAATGTAGAAGATGAACTAAATGCTTATACGGTATTTGAGACCTTGAATGCTCGGGGACTGGAACTGAGTGCCACAGATTTATTAAAAAATTATTTATTTTCTCTATTCCAAGGACCAGATGATTTACGGGATGCTCAACGGCAATGGAAAAGAATTATTACAACGGTTCAACTCGAAAAATTTCCTGAATTTCTTCGGTATTATCTGAGTCTTACCTACACGCGAATCCGTCGCGAGCGCCTCTTTAAACAAGTTAGGAATTCTGTTAAAACGGCTCAACAAGCGTTTGATTTACTGGAGGAACTCGAAAATTATAGTAGTCTTTTTGTGGCTTTGGGGAATGCCAATGATGAGTTTTGGCGAGATATTCCCCAAAATCAGGAGTATATTCGAGAATTGAGCTTATTTCGAGTTAAGCAAGTTTATCCGACTCTGTTTGCTGCTTATGAAAAGTTCTCTCCTGATGACTTTACCCGCTTGTTAAAGTTAATTGCAGTTGTCTCATTTCGCTATAGCATTGTCAGTTCTTTAAATCCTAATGACTTGGAAACGATTTATAATAACCTGGCTATAGATATCCAAAAAGAAACGATTAAAACTCCCCGGCAGGTATTTGAACGGTTAAGCTCTTTTTATGGAGCGGACGAAAAATTTCGTCAAGACTTTTCCTTATTAGAAATTTCAACTAAAGGACAGAAACGCAAGTTAGTTCGTTATATTCTTTGGAAGTTGGAAACTCAGGTATCGGGAGTAAAAATTATAAAAGATAGTTTTTCTATAGAACATATTCTACCAGAAAATCCCGCTAATTCATGGCAACAAAATTTTACAGAAAAGCAACAAGATGAAATGGTCTATCGTTTGGGAAATATGACACTTTTGGAAGCGGCGTTGAATCGGGAAATTGGCAATCAACCTTATGTTAAAAAGGTAGAAAAATATCAGGAAAGTCAGTACCGGCTCACTCAGGAGGTTCAAGCGGAAGAATGGACGCCGGATGCGATCGCCAATCGACAGCAGTCTCTAGCGCGTCTGGCAGTTCAAGTTTGGCGTGCGGATTTTGCCTAA
- a CDS encoding VIT domain-containing protein, whose translation MKLLYIFPACLVLVAAVGTAAHLTLAENSRSLPSSTLSQSNNTQTSSDSQDVGGLYVLSPEGEKQAFTLTHTDVKARIDGNVSQVAVTQRFQNPFNEPLEAIYVFPLPDEAAVYDMEIKIGDRIIKGDIKQREEAQRIYEEARQQGRTAGLLEQERPNIFTQSLANIKPGEQIEVTIRYSDSLPFEGGNYEFVFPMVVGPRYIPGTPTNPGTTNTNQVPDASRITPPVLRPGTRSGHDISVAVEINAGVPISNIQSPSHQIVTSQAGEMVRIDLAKADSIPNKDLILRYRVSGDRTKATVLTQSDDRGGHFAIYLIPALDYNRNEIVPKDVIFLMDTSGSQSGDPLFKSQELMRRFINGLNLNDTFTIIDFANTATALSPRPLANTPANRNMAIDYINQLQANGGTELLNGIQTVLNYPPAENGRLRSIVLLTDGYIGNDMEIIAEVQKKLQPGNRLYSFGVGSSVNRFILDRLAEVGRGTSQVIRQDEPTEEVAERFFRQINNPVLTNIEVTWEGGGEPAEVYPGLPPDLFAEQPLVLFGRKGDRARGQLRVKGITANGDRYEELFRMAFEEDGNPAIAQLWGRHRIKDLMSQMYDGETTSGVTAVTNTALAYRLLSAYTAFVAVSEEVRVDPDGTTRRVEVPVELPEGVSYEGIFGAESEADAAMGNRSRTTSASPPPPPSASPVQLSGGARQGAGGVQPLDESSLEGIMPSPEGSDRIQVIDGDDLNAEATADLENLLQFVTLSPGLSGEVVWEIVVRQGQVVRVMLDDRASTLSDQEAIDQIRQTLQGWQPPQSLSGTLRIKLQVQP comes from the coding sequence ATGAAATTACTCTATATTTTTCCAGCCTGTTTAGTCCTGGTTGCAGCAGTGGGAACAGCCGCCCATTTAACCTTAGCCGAAAATTCGCGATCGCTCCCTAGTTCAACGCTCTCTCAAAGTAATAATACCCAGACCTCATCGGACTCCCAAGATGTAGGGGGCTTGTATGTTTTATCCCCAGAAGGAGAAAAACAAGCCTTTACTCTCACCCATACCGATGTTAAAGCCCGGATTGATGGCAATGTCTCCCAAGTTGCCGTAACTCAACGGTTTCAAAATCCCTTTAATGAACCGTTAGAAGCCATTTATGTCTTCCCCCTTCCTGATGAAGCGGCGGTTTATGATATGGAGATTAAAATTGGCGATCGCATCATTAAAGGGGATATCAAACAACGGGAAGAAGCCCAACGCATTTATGAAGAAGCAAGGCAACAAGGACGAACCGCAGGATTATTAGAACAAGAACGGCCTAATATTTTCACTCAATCCCTGGCTAATATCAAACCCGGAGAACAAATTGAGGTCACCATTCGCTACAGTGACAGTCTCCCCTTTGAAGGGGGAAATTATGAGTTTGTATTCCCTATGGTCGTTGGTCCGCGCTATATTCCCGGCACTCCAACCAACCCAGGAACAACTAACACCAACCAAGTCCCGGATGCCTCACGGATTACGCCTCCGGTCCTTCGTCCTGGCACAAGGTCCGGTCATGATATTAGCGTGGCGGTGGAGATTAATGCGGGAGTTCCCATTTCTAATATCCAATCCCCTTCTCATCAAATTGTCACCTCTCAAGCCGGAGAAATGGTTCGGATTGACTTAGCAAAGGCGGATTCTATCCCGAACAAGGATTTAATTTTGCGGTATCGCGTGTCAGGCGATCGCACCAAAGCAACCGTCCTCACCCAATCCGACGATCGCGGAGGACATTTTGCCATTTACTTAATTCCGGCCTTAGATTACAACCGCAATGAAATTGTCCCCAAAGATGTCATCTTTCTGATGGATACCAGCGGGTCTCAATCTGGTGACCCTCTGTTTAAATCTCAAGAATTGATGCGTCGCTTTATCAATGGCCTCAATCTTAATGATACCTTTACCATTATTGACTTTGCCAATACGGCTACAGCACTCTCTCCGCGACCCTTAGCCAATACTCCGGCTAATCGAAATATGGCAATCGATTATATTAATCAATTGCAGGCCAATGGCGGAACGGAGTTATTAAATGGAATTCAAACCGTTTTAAATTATCCCCCGGCAGAAAATGGGCGGTTACGGAGTATTGTCTTATTAACTGATGGTTATATTGGCAATGATATGGAAATCATTGCCGAGGTCCAAAAAAAGTTACAACCGGGCAATCGGTTATATAGCTTTGGGGTGGGGAGTTCAGTGAATCGGTTTATCCTCGATCGCCTTGCGGAAGTCGGACGAGGAACCTCCCAAGTGATTCGTCAGGATGAACCCACAGAAGAAGTGGCGGAACGGTTTTTCCGACAGATTAATAATCCAGTTTTAACGAATATTGAAGTGACTTGGGAAGGCGGAGGAGAACCGGCAGAAGTTTATCCAGGGTTACCGCCCGATTTGTTTGCGGAACAACCCTTAGTCTTGTTTGGACGAAAAGGCGATCGCGCCCGGGGACAGTTACGAGTGAAGGGAATTACTGCCAATGGCGATCGCTATGAAGAACTCTTTCGCATGGCATTTGAGGAAGACGGCAACCCGGCGATCGCGCAATTGTGGGGTCGCCATCGAATTAAAGACTTAATGAGTCAAATGTATGACGGAGAAACCACATCCGGGGTAACTGCCGTAACTAATACCGCCCTCGCCTATCGCTTGCTGTCTGCCTACACTGCTTTTGTCGCCGTCAGCGAAGAAGTCCGAGTCGATCCCGATGGTACCACTCGCCGGGTTGAGGTTCCCGTAGAATTACCCGAGGGCGTCAGCTACGAAGGGATTTTTGGGGCAGAAAGTGAAGCAGATGCAGCAATGGGAAATCGGAGTCGGACTACCAGCGCCTCTCCCCCACCGCCACCCTCTGCCTCACCTGTGCAGTTGTCTGGGGGTGCTCGTCAGGGTGCTGGGGGAGTCCAACCCCTGGATGAATCTTCCCTAGAAGGAATTATGCCATCACCCGAAGGTAGCGATCGCATTCAAGTGATAGATGGGGATGACTTAAATGCGGAGGCGACTGCAGATTTAGAAAACTTACTCCAATTTGTGACCCTCTCCCCAGGACTTTCTGGTGAGGTGGTTTGGGAAATTGTAGTTCGGCAGGGTCAAGTGGTGCGTGTGATGTTGGACGATCGCGCTTCTACCTTAAGTGATCAAGAGGCGATCGACCAAATTCGCCAAACGTTACAAGGTTGGCAACCCCCCCAATCTCTCTCCGGAACCCTCCGGATTAAACTACAAGTTCAACCCTAA
- the ffh gene encoding signal recognition particle protein → MFDALAERLEGAWKKLRGQDKISESNIQEALRDVRRALLEADVNLQVVKAFIADVEEKALGAEVVSGVRPDQQFIKIVYDELVEVMGESNVPLAQAETAPTVVLMAGLQGTGKTTATAKLALHLRKQNRTTLLVATDIYRPAAIDQLLTLGKQIDVPVFELGTDADPVEIARQGIQHAIAIGVDTVIVDTAGRLQIDADMMAELAQIKETIQPHETLLVVDAMTGQEAANLTRTFNDEIGITGAILTKLDGDTRGGAALSVRQLSGQPIKFVGVGEKVEALQPFYPDRMASRILGMGDVLTLVERAAEQVDLADAEKMQQKILQAQFDFNDFLKQMRLMKNMGSLGGLLKMIPGVGKISDEQLSQGESQLKSAEAMINSMTAQERQNPDLLAGSPSRRKRVARGSGHDDAAVTKLVTDFSRMRMMMQRMGQGDLSGMPGMGGMFGPGGGQPGRGGYPGGPGKKKKKAKKKKGFGEV, encoded by the coding sequence ATGTTTGACGCGCTTGCTGAACGCTTAGAAGGAGCCTGGAAGAAACTTCGAGGGCAAGACAAAATTTCCGAATCCAACATTCAAGAAGCCCTGCGGGACGTTCGGCGCGCCCTTTTAGAAGCCGATGTCAACCTTCAGGTCGTCAAAGCATTTATTGCCGACGTGGAAGAGAAAGCGCTAGGTGCGGAAGTGGTTTCGGGGGTGCGCCCTGACCAGCAGTTCATCAAGATTGTTTACGATGAACTGGTGGAAGTGATGGGGGAAAGTAACGTGCCCCTGGCGCAAGCTGAGACGGCCCCGACGGTTGTGTTGATGGCCGGATTGCAAGGGACAGGTAAAACCACTGCGACGGCTAAACTGGCCTTACATCTGAGGAAGCAAAATCGCACGACCCTGTTGGTGGCAACGGATATTTATCGACCTGCGGCGATCGACCAATTGCTGACCCTGGGGAAACAGATTGATGTGCCGGTGTTTGAACTCGGGACTGATGCGGACCCGGTGGAAATTGCACGGCAGGGGATTCAACACGCCATAGCGATCGGGGTGGATACGGTCATTGTGGATACTGCCGGTCGTCTGCAAATTGATGCAGATATGATGGCGGAGTTGGCCCAGATTAAAGAGACCATCCAACCTCACGAAACCCTGTTAGTGGTGGATGCCATGACGGGTCAAGAGGCGGCGAATTTAACCCGGACCTTTAATGATGAAATTGGCATCACCGGGGCAATTCTGACCAAATTGGATGGGGATACCCGGGGTGGGGCGGCCCTCTCAGTCCGGCAACTGTCGGGACAACCGATTAAATTTGTGGGGGTTGGGGAAAAGGTAGAGGCCCTACAGCCTTTTTATCCCGATCGCATGGCATCTCGAATTCTCGGCATGGGTGACGTGCTCACCCTAGTAGAACGGGCGGCAGAACAAGTGGACCTTGCCGATGCCGAGAAGATGCAGCAAAAGATTTTGCAGGCGCAATTTGACTTTAACGACTTCTTGAAGCAGATGCGCTTAATGAAGAATATGGGGTCATTGGGCGGATTGCTGAAAATGATTCCCGGCGTTGGGAAAATCTCCGATGAGCAGTTGTCCCAGGGCGAGTCTCAGCTTAAAAGTGCTGAGGCGATGATTAATTCCATGACGGCCCAGGAACGGCAGAATCCTGATTTGTTAGCGGGTTCTCCTTCCCGGCGCAAACGGGTGGCCCGGGGTTCCGGTCATGATGATGCAGCAGTGACTAAGCTGGTGACGGATTTCTCCCGAATGCGAATGATGATGCAGCGCATGGGTCAAGGGGACTTGTCCGGGATGCCTGGAATGGGAGGAATGTTCGGGCCCGGAGGGGGACAACCGGGACGCGGGGGCTATCCTGGGGGTCCGGGCAAGAAGAAAAAGAAAGCCAAGAAGAAAAAAGGGTTTGGGGAGGTGTAA
- the rpsP gene encoding 30S ribosomal protein S16: MIKIRLKRFGKKKEVSYRIVAMQSTTRRDGRPLEELGFYNPRNDETRLDVPALVKRLQQGAQPTETVRRILEKANVFEQVNARTPS, encoded by the coding sequence ATGATCAAAATTCGATTGAAGAGATTCGGCAAGAAAAAAGAAGTCAGCTATCGGATTGTAGCGATGCAGAGCACGACTCGCCGAGATGGACGTCCTTTGGAAGAATTGGGATTCTACAATCCGAGAAATGATGAAACTCGTCTAGATGTCCCCGCGCTGGTCAAGCGACTGCAACAGGGCGCTCAACCCACAGAAACCGTGCGTCGCATTCTTGAGAAAGCTAATGTCTTTGAACAGGTCAATGCCAGAACCCCTTCCTAA
- a CDS encoding KH domain-containing protein: MPEPLPNSLNEPLTPQEPSEGEKKTPSPDYGGLVRFLVEPLLETPESLRVDCELLAGVPKVWIRMAFEDPEKGRVFGRGGRNMHAVRTILEAAAKDAGEAIYLDIYGGWPSDRASSSDGPGSKTTTSPAVKNGPVRPGPKLADRS, encoded by the coding sequence ATGCCAGAACCCCTTCCTAATTCCCTCAACGAACCACTGACTCCCCAAGAACCATCTGAGGGTGAGAAAAAAACGCCTAGCCCTGATTATGGCGGGTTGGTACGTTTTCTGGTGGAACCGTTGTTAGAAACGCCGGAATCATTACGAGTGGATTGCGAGTTATTGGCTGGCGTCCCTAAAGTCTGGATTCGCATGGCGTTTGAGGATCCAGAAAAAGGGCGCGTGTTTGGCCGTGGCGGACGCAATATGCACGCGGTGCGAACAATATTAGAAGCAGCGGCGAAGGATGCGGGGGAAGCGATTTATTTAGATATCTATGGGGGATGGCCGAGCGATCGCGCTTCGTCATCCGATGGACCTGGGTCTAAAACCACGACGAGTCCTGCAGTAAAAAATGGTCCGGTTCGTCCTGGACCCAAACTCGCCGATCGCTCCTAG
- a CDS encoding PhoH family protein, giving the protein MEENTTIELPSQESALALSGDREENLKLLSKQTGARVVLRGQDLLIQGTPNQIELCTRLVRSLSDLWIHGKPITNVDILTARHALDTQRQDELSEMRQDILAKNRRGEEIRAKTFRQRSYIKAIRSHDLTFCIGPAGTGKTFLATILAAQSLLANEYERLILTRPAVEAGEKLGFLPGDLQQKINPYLRPLYDALYEVIEPEKIANLMERGIIEVAPLAYMRGRTLNRSFVILDEAQNTTPAQMKMVLTRLGFKSRMVVTGDITQTDLPFHQQSGLNVAKNILQNVEGIAFCNLSQADVVRNPLVQRIVAAYESHDK; this is encoded by the coding sequence ATGGAAGAAAACACAACGATTGAACTCCCGTCTCAAGAAAGCGCCTTAGCCCTCAGTGGCGATCGCGAGGAAAACCTCAAACTCTTATCCAAACAAACGGGAGCCCGAGTCGTCCTGCGTGGACAAGATTTACTCATCCAAGGCACCCCCAACCAAATCGAACTCTGCACTCGATTAGTGCGATCGCTCTCGGACCTTTGGATCCACGGCAAACCCATCACCAACGTTGATATCCTCACCGCCCGTCATGCCTTGGATACCCAGCGCCAAGACGAACTCAGCGAAATGCGCCAAGATATCCTCGCCAAAAACCGTCGAGGGGAAGAAATTCGCGCCAAAACCTTTCGCCAACGTTCCTACATCAAAGCCATTCGCAGCCATGATCTCACCTTCTGCATTGGTCCCGCAGGCACCGGCAAAACCTTTCTCGCCACCATCCTGGCTGCCCAATCTCTCCTCGCCAATGAATATGAAAGGCTAATTTTAACCCGCCCTGCCGTAGAAGCGGGGGAAAAACTCGGCTTCCTTCCTGGGGACTTGCAACAGAAAATTAATCCCTATTTGCGCCCCCTCTATGATGCCCTCTATGAAGTCATCGAACCCGAAAAAATCGCCAACCTCATGGAACGCGGCATCATTGAAGTCGCCCCCCTCGCCTATATGCGGGGACGCACCCTCAATCGCTCATTTGTCATCCTTGATGAAGCGCAAAACACCACCCCCGCCCAAATGAAAATGGTCCTCACCCGCCTCGGGTTTAAATCCCGCATGGTGGTTACCGGAGACATCACCCAAACCGATTTACCCTTCCATCAGCAGTCTGGCTTAAATGTCGCCAAAAATATCCTGCAAAATGTCGAAGGCATTGCTTTTTGCAACCTCTCTCAAGCTGATGTCGTCCGCAATCCCCTCGTTCAGCGTATCGTCGCCGCCTATGAAAGCCATGATAAATAG
- a CDS encoding DUF6816 family protein, giving the protein MVFLLLWNTGNGVAGPLADRLQAFPNWQSKPAVSVAEGDLIYPDWIKGTWDVTSTLVEQIAPLAPSLVTPGFEKNQAYLNQPVKFQVRFVEGSSRYRQRWQGIPIPVTQNQGVVADRAFNGLKIAQAYLGDGAVESVKVDPADPNQQITLLNGDRQLVSLVTGRGSEIPAPDEFIATEITQQIFRRQPQIYLNEVETTTHYQRGKDTPEKITANQITAIYLSPQDPDYFAAGGKAIALYRYQLELSPVAILNR; this is encoded by the coding sequence ATGGTGTTCCTTCTGCTGTGGAACACTGGCAATGGGGTAGCGGGACCTCTCGCGGACCGTTTGCAAGCCTTTCCCAATTGGCAGAGTAAACCGGCTGTCTCTGTGGCAGAGGGAGATTTGATTTATCCCGACTGGATCAAAGGGACTTGGGATGTGACAAGTACCTTGGTGGAACAGATTGCTCCCCTTGCGCCAAGTCTTGTCACCCCGGGATTTGAGAAAAATCAAGCCTATTTGAATCAGCCGGTTAAATTTCAGGTGCGATTTGTGGAGGGGTCAAGCCGATATCGGCAGCGATGGCAGGGAATTCCGATTCCGGTGACTCAGAATCAAGGGGTAGTTGCCGATCGCGCCTTTAATGGGTTAAAGATTGCCCAAGCTTATTTAGGCGATGGGGCGGTAGAATCGGTGAAAGTTGATCCAGCGGATCCGAACCAGCAGATTACTCTTTTGAATGGCGATCGGCAACTGGTATCCCTAGTTACGGGTAGAGGCAGCGAAATTCCTGCACCGGATGAGTTTATCGCCACAGAAATTACCCAGCAGATTTTTCGCCGCCAACCGCAGATTTATCTCAATGAAGTGGAAACTACTACCCACTATCAACGGGGGAAGGATACGCCGGAGAAAATCACTGCCAATCAAATCACGGCGATTTATTTATCACCCCAAGACCCCGATTACTTTGCTGCCGGAGGCAAGGCGATCGCTCTTTATCGCTATCAATTAGAATTGTCCCCGGTTGCCATACTGAACCGATAG